AAGGCGTTGGCGGAACAGAAAACGCGGGAAGAGGAGGCGAAGAGAAAGGCCGAGGAAGACGCCCGGCTGAAAGCCTTGGCCGAACAGAAGGCCAAGGAAGAAGCGGAGCGGCGGAAGTTGCAGCCGCAGTTGGGCGCGCGGTGGACGAATAGTTTGGGGATGGCGTTTGCACCGGTGGCGGGGACGAAGGTGTTGTTTGGCATCTGGGACGTGCGGGTGCTGGATTATGCGGTGTATGCCGCTGCCAATCCGGGGGTGAATGCTTCGTGGAAGAAGGTGGAAGATGAGGGTGTGCCAGTGAGCGATGGGCTGGAGCATCCGGTGACGATGGTTAGCTGGGAGGACGCCAAGGCATTCTGTGCGTGGCTGACCAAGAAGGAACAAGGAGAGGGGAAATTGGCCGTCGGGCAGGAGTATCGGTTGCCAACGGATGCGGAATGGAGCTATGCGGTGGGGATTGGGGATAAAGAAGGGAATGGCACGCCGGGTTATAAGAGTGGAAAACTGGAAGGTGTCTATCCATGGGGTACAGGATGGCCGCCGCCGAAGGGGGCAGGGAACTACGCGGATATGACGAGCCACCAGAAGTTCGGTGGTTTTATTGAGGGTTATGATGATGGGTATGCGACAACGTCGCCAGTGGGCAGCTTTAAGGCGAATCCGTATGGCCTGTACGATATGGGCGGGAATGTCGCGCAGTGGTGCGAGGATTATTATAATGGCCAAAGTGGCTCTCGGGTGTTGCGCGGGGCGTCGTGGTACCTCGATGGTTCCAGCTCTCTGCTATCCTCGTTCCGTGACTTCCGCCGGCCTGATTGTCGGGGCAGCACTCTCGGTTTTCGGGTGGTGGTGGTGGCGGCGGGGCCTGTGCGTTAGGTGATGTTTTTTATGCTTTGTTCTTTGTTTCTTTTACCCTTTGGTTTTATTCCGCCCCGCTTGCGGGGCGGGCGTTTTTTTTAATGATGAATTTCAGCCGGGCCGCCCGTGGGGGCGGCAATGCTGAAGGCGGGGCCATAAATTCGGAATGCGGATTGCGGATTGCGGAATGGACTATTCGGGCGGTGAGGGACCAATTTTGGAGTGCGTGCGGCAAGGCAGGGTGAAGGGGCCGCGACGCCGCTTTGGATGGATGTGCCAATCCTCCTGTTGTCGTCCAAACTTCAATTTCTGAACCTGTGTCGCATAGTGGAGTGGCTGAAAGATCACGGTTGGACGGTTGAAATCCAAAGCGGTGTCGCCTGCCGCCCCTTTTCCCCCGGCAGTTGCCACCGCACTCCATATTGGTGACGGCGCGAATTACAGATTGTGTGTTGTTATAGTCGAACCCTGTTTACGGATCGTCGAATGGCACTTCAAACAAACGGGACAGGTCTTTCATAAATATCCATGTCATATCCGGTCAATTGGCCGCCAATCACCGACCGCCAACCTGGCAAACTACTGTCACGAAGCCATGACCGGAAAAGTTACTGCCACTAATTAAGTCTCGGAAGCCACTCTGCCAAATCCAAACCGACCTGTCAAATGCGGAAACGTGGCTATCCAATATTATATATGCATATATATCATGATATTTGATATACATCAATATTGCATATCATAGTTCACAGACGTATTTGGTCTTATACAAAATTGTATACTAACGAATATTTGTATTTCTGGTCATATCCAATATTGAATATGACCGTATATCGGAATATTCATTATACTCGCAAATCGTATATGACCATAAATCATGATATTTGCCTATATTGAATACTGGATATGACCGTTTATCGAGATTTTACATGCTAACCAAAAAACAATATGTGCATTTATCGGTTTTGGAGATAACTCAGCCCACGCGGATCATCAAAAAACGCTTCTTTTGCCGACTTGGTTTTTGGGGGATGCCTTCCGTTGTATCATCTTTCAGTCTAATCGGATTGAGGGTATCCAATCCGCTGCTGGTCTGGGCGGTTATAATTGCGGAACTCTCGAATGCGGATTGCGGATTGCGGAACCATCGATTTCGGAATGCGGAATGCGGAACCATCGATTTCGGAATGCGGAATGCGGAATGCGGAATCCAAAAGCGGTGTCGCCTGCCGCTCCTATTCCCCCGGCAGTTGCCACCGCACTCCAAATTGGGTTGCTGGCACCCGCTGCGGGGTGCGGCCCCATTTTCCCGCGTTTCCGGTGGTCGCGCCCCGTGCCCCTCGCGACCGACCGTATACAAGCTGTCAATCCTTTCGGATTGAGGGAAACCCATCCAGCGGTCGCTTGGGCGGCGGCACCAGAACACGCTGAACGCGCTGATTCTGGCGCTACGCCGTCCGTAGCGGAAAAGGGCAGGGGAGTTATCGGCGGTAGCGGTAGTAGGCGGCACAGGCGCCTTCGTTGGAGACCATGGTTGCGCCCAGGGGGTGCTCGGGATTGCAGCGGATGCCGAAGGCGGGGCATTCGTGCGGCTTTTTCACGCCCTGCAAGACGAGGCCGCTGATGCATTCGGTGGATTCTTCCGCCGTCAGGTGGGCGACGCCAAATTTGTGCTCGGCATCGTAGGCGGCAAATTCTTCGCGCAGGCCCAGGCCGCTGCGCGGGATAAGCCCCACGCCGCGCCATTTGCGGGGCACCACGTGGAATATTTGTTGGAGGAGTTTTTGGGCGGGCACGTTGCCTGCGTAATGCACGGAGCGGGAGTATTGGTTTTCGACCTCCGCGCGGCCTTCCTCAAGTTGCTTCACGCACAGGTAAATGCCTTGCATGATGTCCAGCGGCTCGAAGCCGGTGACGACGATGGGCACGCGGTATTTCTGCGCGATGGCCGGGTATTCGTGGAATCCCATGACGGCGCAGACGTGCCCGGCGGCGAGGAAGCCCTGCACGCGGTTGAGGGGCGAGGATAGAATGGCCTCCATGGCGGGCGGCACCAGCACGTGCGAGACGAGGATGGAGAAGTTCTGGATGCCTTGTTGCCGCGCTTGGTGGACGGCCATGGCGTTGGCCGGGGCGGTGGTTTCAAAGCCCACGGCAAAGAAGACGATTTCTTTTTGCGGATTGTCCCGCGCGGTTTTGAGGGCGTCCAGCGGGGAATAGACCATGCGCACGTCGCCGCCCTCGGCTTTGACGGTGAGCAGGTCTTTGCGGGTGCCGGGCACGCGCAGCATGTCGCCAAAGGAGCAGAAGATCACGTCCTTGCGGGCGGCAATCTCGATGGCCTTGTCAATGATTTCCACGGGGGTGACGCAGACCGGGCAGCCGGGGCCGTGAACGAGCGTGATGGGTTTGGGCAGGAGTTCATCCACGCCGAATTTGACGATGGCATGGGTTTGCCCGCCGCAGATTTCCATCAGGGTCCAGGGTCGGGTGGTCAGGGTCTGGAGGGCGCGCGCGAATTGATGCACGCCGCTGGCGTCGCGATATTCGTCAATGAATTTCATGGGGCGGCTTCCGGTGGGTCAAGGTGTAACAGCCGCTAGCTGGGCGTGGTGGCCTTGGCGCGCGCCGCCTGGCGCTCGTTGTCCTCCAGTTCCACGAGTTCGTTCATTTCCCGGAGGTATTCAAAGACGCGGTTGGCTTCCGCCTCGTCCACTTTGCTGAGAGCAAAGCCCACGTGGACGATCACGTAATCCCCAACGACGGCTTCCGGCACGAAGTCGAGGTTCACGTCTTTATGGATGCCGCCAAAGTTGACCTTGCCCGTCCGCGTTTGCGGATTGGCGGTGTCAACACTGATGATTTTACCCGGTACTGCCAGACACATAATTGTAAAGTGTGCTTAAGCGTTCAACGCTGCTGCGCATAGCCTGCCATGACGGCCTGCCCCAACGCAATGCCGCCGTCATTGGGCGGCACGCGCTGATGCCAGTAAGGCTGGAAGCCTTCGGCGCGCAATGCCGCGACCGCCAATTCCGTCAACCGCTGGTTTTGGAAGCAACCGCCGGTGAGCGCCACCTTCGGCTCGCCCACCCGCCGGGCCACCGCCAGCACCATTTGCGCCAGCGTCTGGTGGAACTTAGCGGATATCAGGCCGGGCGCCACTTTTTCGCGCAGGTCTTTCAGGAGATCATGGATCATGGGTGCCCAATCCACGATGATTGGCGCGGCATCTGTGCCCGCCGTCTGAAGTGCTGGCGATAGGGCAAACTCAAAGCACGTTTCAGCCGTCACGCCTTCCGCCAGCCATTCCAATTCCATGGCGGCCTGGCCCTCGAAATTCATCCGTTGCCTGCCCAGCACCAGCGCCAGCGCGGCCACGGCGTCGAAGAGTCTGCCGGCGCTGGTGGTGCGCGGGGTGTTGAGACCTTTTTCCAGCATGGCGCGCAAGATGGCGCGTTCCGCAGGCAGGAAGAGTTCCAGCACAGGGAGGTCCGTCTGGTTCCAAAGCGGGTCGCCAAACATTTCATACAGCAGCCCCAGCGCCACGCGGCGCGGTTCCTTCACTGCCGCCTCACCACCGGGCAATGGGAACGCGCGCAAGTGCGCCACGCGCCGCCACTGCCCGCGCGTCATCACCAGGAACTCGCCGCCCCACACCGTGCCGTCCGGGCCGTAGCCCGTGCCATCCCAGGCGACGCCAAGCGCCGGACCTGCCAGCTCATTTTCCGCCAGGCACGCGGCGACATGCGCGGCGTGATGCTGACAGCGCATGACCGGCAGCCCGCTCCGCGCGGCGAACTGGCTGGAGCGATAGTCGGGATGCAGGTCGCACGCCACCAGCGCGGGCTTTAGATCGTACAGTCGCAGCAGGTCTGCGCTTGCCCGTTCAAATGATTCACATGCCTTGGCGGTTTCCAGGTCGCCCAGGTGTTGGCTCAGGAACACTTGCGCACCCACCGCCACCGCCACGGTGTTTTTCAAATGAGCCCCGACGGCCAGCAACGGGGGCACAGGGTAGGGGAGCGTCACCGGCAGCGGCGCGTATCCCCGCGCCCGGCGCAGCACCAATTCTCGCCCCAGCATCACTCGCGCAATGGAATCATCCACATTCCGCGCAATGGGCCGGTCATGCACCAGGAAGAAATCCGCGGTGCCGCCCAACGTTGCCAGCGCCTCGGCTGGCGCTGTGCAAATCGGCTCGTCTGATAAATTGCCGCTGGTCGCCACGATTGGGAAGCCCAGTTCCTGCATCAGCAAATGATGCAACGGGGTGTACGGCAGCATCACTCCCAAATTCGGGTTGCCCGGTGCCACCGCCGCCGCTAGTCCAATGGCGTCGGGTCGGCGGCGCAGTAAGACGATGGGGGATTCGGGGGACGTTAAGAGGCGTTGTTCGAGTTCCGTCACGTCGCACAGCGCGCGAACGGCGGCGAGATCAGGGCACATCAAGGCAAACGGTTTTTCCTCGCGGCATTTGCGTTCCCGCAAGCGGCTCACGGCGGATTCCTGCCGCGCATCCGCCATCAAATGGAAACCACCCAGGCCCTGCACCGCCACAATCGCCCCCGCGCGGATGGCGCGGACCGTCTGCGTCAGCGCATCCTCGCGCACGGCCAGCAGTTGCCCCTGGGCATTCCACCACGTCAATTGCGGGCCACAGACCGGGCAGGCATTCGGCTGCGCATGGAAGCGGCGGTCGGCGGGGTTCTCATATTCCGCCCGGCACGCCGGGCACATCGTGAATTGCCGCATCGTCGTATTAGGCCGATCATAAGGCAGCGCCTGGATGATGCTGAAGCGGGGGCCGCAATGAGTGCAGTTGGTGAACGGATACTGGTAACGCCGGTTGGCCGGATCAAAAATCTCCCGTAAACAGTCCGGGCAAGTGGCGATGTCCGGGAGGATGAACGCCGATTTGCCGCCCGCCTCGGTGCTCGCCTGGATTTCAAACGTGGCATATCCCGCCGGGTCCAGGAAGCTGGTCTCCAGGCTTTGAATGAACGCGCGCGGCGGACGCTCCGGCTCCAGCCGCAACCAGAATGCACGGACGGCGGATGGCAATCCCTCCACTTCAATCACCACTCCTTGCGGCGAATTATTCACCCAACCCGTCAATCCCAATTCCGTCGCCAGCCGGAAAACCATTGGCCGAAACCCCACCCCCTGCACCGCCCCGCGCACCACCAACCGCAGCCGGGTACGCGCTGCGGTGGAAGCGTGCTCGATTGCGTCCAACTCGTTCATTGCCACTGCCGGAGGATGGCAGAACCGCGCTCCCTTCGCCAGCGCAATTTACCATTGGGTGTCCCGATGGGTGTCCAAGACAATTAGACACGCTTCAAAACAATTTTCGGATAAACCACCACCGCCCAATGATTGAAACACTATGCCCCGGGAGTGGCCCACCTGAGGTGATTGGAAGGTGACACTAACTGCTTGGAATAAAGATGACGTGTTTTTGGCATTGCTTTTCCTTGGACCGGTAATTAATGCTAAGGCGAAGCCAGTGACCCGAATTGAAGAATGATTATGAAGAAGTTATCCGCCATGTTGTTGTTCATCGTCGCAACCTCTGCGACGATGGCCAAAGAGTATCATGTGTCCATCAAGGGCAACGATCAAAACCTGGGTACAAAATCCAAACCGTTCCAGACCATCAGCGCGGCGGCACGGGTCGCCGCGCCGGGCGATGTGATCACGGTGCATGCGGGCGTGTATCGCGAGCGCATTAATCCCCCCCGGGGCGGGACTTCCGAATCGGAGCGGATTATTTATCAGGCCGCGAAGGGGGAGCGGGTGGAGATAAAGGGTTCGGAAGTCATCAAGGACTGGGTGAAGGTGCAGGAGAATGTATGGAAGGCGACGCTGCCGAACACGTTCTTCAAGGGGTTTAACCCGTATGGCGATTTGATCCGGGGCGATTGGTTTACGGCCAATAAGCGCGAGCATCACACCGGCGCCGTGTATTTGAACGGGGATTGGTTGACGGAGGCGACGAAGTTGGAGGAAGTTTTGATGTCGGGCAGCCCGACGTGGGTAAGCAAAGGCGATCGGCAGGTGTTGCTGAACGTGGCGTGGCTCGGGCCCGCCTATGACGCGGGCAGCGGCCCGCGCATTGCGGCCACGAGTTTTGCCGCGCGGAGCGGGACGACGAACGCGCCGTGCGCGGAGGGCGGCGATTGCCTGGGCTGGATCATGCACGGGGATTGGGCGCGTTATGAGCGGGTGGATTTCCTGAAGGATACGGGGCGGATGATCGTGCGCGTGGCCTCGGCCTCGGCGGGTGGGAATATCGAGATTCGTCTCGACTCGCCCGAAGGGGAATTGCTGGGGGTTTGCACGGTGACGAATACCGGCGGCTGGCAAGCGTGGACGACGCTCTTTGCCAAAATCAAGCCGCAGAGCGGCCTCAAGACGATTTGCCTAGTGTTCAAGAATAATAAGCCGACGACGCTGAATCCCAATCTGTGGTTCACGCAGGTGGATGGCACGAATACGACGATCTGGGCGCAGTTCAAGAGCGTGAACCCGAATGAGCAGTTGGTGGAGATCAATGCGCGGCAAACGGTGTTTTATCCCGACCAGCCCGGGCGCAATTTTATCACGGTGCGCGGGTTCGTCCTGCGCCACGCCGCCACGCCGTGGGCGCCGCCGACCGCCGAGCAGATCGGGCTCATCGGCACACATTGGAGCAAGGGCTGGATCATCGAGAATAATGTGGTCAGCCACTCGGTCTGTTCCGGGATTGCGCTGGGCAAGCACGGCGACCAGTATGATAACACCTCCGCCAACAGCGCCGAGGGGTATGTGAAAACCATTGAGCGCGCGCACGCGCATGCCATTCCTTGGACCAAGGAAAACATCGGGCATCACATTGTTCGCAATAATACCATCACGCATTGCGAGCAGGCGGGAATCGTTGGCAGCCTGGGATGTTCCTTTAGCACGATTGCTGGTAATGTGATTCACGACATCCATGTGCGCCGCCTGTTCGGTGGCGCGGAAATGGGGGGCATTAAGTTTCACGCGGCGATTGATACGGAGATTCGCGGCAATCATATCTACCGCACTTGCCGGGGACTCTGGCTGGATTGGATGGCGCAAGGCACGCGCGTTTCGGGAAATCTCTTCCATGACAACGCGAGCGAGGATTTGTTTGTGGAAGTGGATCACGGGCCGTTCGTGGTGGATAACAATTTGTTCCTTTCCGCTACAAGCCTGCTGGATATGTCCGAGGGCGGCGCGTATGTGCATAATCTTTTCGCCGGCAAGATTAACAGCACCGAGGAACTGAAGCGCGAGACGCCGTATCACCCCGCGCATTCGACCAAAATGGCGGGGTTAAGTTCGATCAAGGGCGGGGATAACCGGTATTATAACAACCTTATCGTCGGCGCGGGCGGCAGCGTTGGGGAAGTGGCCAAGAAGGACGAGCGTCATCGCCGCGTTTCGGGATATGGACTTTGGGTTTATGACCTTCGGGAATACCCACTGCAAACCGGCGGCAATGTTTCCTGCTATGGCGTGCAACCTTACGCCAGGGAAGCCAGTTACCTTGTGCTGACGAATTTTAATCCCGAATTGAAGCTGGTGGAAGAAAAGAGGCGCTTTACGCTGCACCTCACCCTGCCACCAGAATTGAAGCAGGCCGACACGATGCCCGTCACGACCGCGCTGCTCGGCAACGCGAAAATCCCGGGCGTGGCCTACGAGAACGCCGATGGCTCGCCGTTGATCATCAATTCCGATTTCTTCGGCAAGAAACGCAGTAAAACACATCCAGTGGCCGGACCTTTCGAGCGCAGCGGGGCGGGGTCGGTGGCGTTGCAGGTGTGGTAGCGGCGGGGCAGGGGATTACTTTCCCGACGTCATTCCGGATAATAGGGCATTTTGGGGGAATTTCTGCCAATAACATGACGGTCTGTAGCACGGGCGGACTGCTCATGTGAATTCCTTCTTGCATTGTTGCCGCCAGGTTTTAATTTCCATGCATGTCTGGACCGACAACTGGTACACCAACCGCCGATCACGATGCTGCTGCCCATTCCACCACTGAGGGGATGAGCGGTTCATTTCCATTTTCCCACCCCGATCAATTTGTCACGCGCCATATCGGCCCGAATCCAGCGGATACCGCCGAGATGCTCAAGGGCTGCGGGGTCGGTTCCCTGGAGGAATTGGTGGCCGCAGTGGTGCCGCGGCAAATCCGCCTGGGCAAACCGATGACACTGCCGGCACCGCGCGGGGAGTTCCAAGCGCTGGCCGATTTGCGCGCCATTGCTGCGAAGAACCGCGTGTTCCGTTCGTATATCGGCATGGGGTTTCATGATTGCATCACGCCGCCGGTGATTCAGCGCAATATCCTGGAGAACCCGGGCTGGTACACTCAATATACGCCGTACCAATCCGAGATTTCCCAGGGGCGCATGGAGATGCTGTTGAATTTCCAGACCATGGTCTGCGATTTAACCGCACTGGACGTCGCCAACGCTTCCATGTTGGACGAAGCTACCGCCGCCGCCGAGGCGATGATGCTATGCCATCGCGTCAAGGAACCGGAAGGCCGGAAACTCTTTTTGGTTTCG
The Verrucomicrobiota bacterium DNA segment above includes these coding regions:
- a CDS encoding HypC/HybG/HupF family hydrogenase formation chaperone; its protein translation is MCLAVPGKIISVDTANPQTRTGKVNFGGIHKDVNLDFVPEAVVGDYVIVHVGFALSKVDEAEANRVFEYLREMNELVELEDNERQAARAKATTPS
- a CDS encoding SUMF1/EgtB/PvdO family nonheme iron enzyme yields the protein KALAEQKTREEEAKRKAEEDARLKALAEQKAKEEAERRKLQPQLGARWTNSLGMAFAPVAGTKVLFGIWDVRVLDYAVYAAANPGVNASWKKVEDEGVPVSDGLEHPVTMVSWEDAKAFCAWLTKKEQGEGKLAVGQEYRLPTDAEWSYAVGIGDKEGNGTPGYKSGKLEGVYPWGTGWPPPKGAGNYADMTSHQKFGGFIEGYDDGYATTSPVGSFKANPYGLYDMGGNVAQWCEDYYNGQSGSRVLRGASWYLDGSSSLLSSFRDFRRPDCRGSTLGFRVVVVAAGPVR
- the hypF gene encoding carbamoyltransferase HypF, which encodes MNELDAIEHASTAARTRLRLVVRGAVQGVGFRPMVFRLATELGLTGWVNNSPQGVVIEVEGLPSAVRAFWLRLEPERPPRAFIQSLETSFLDPAGYATFEIQASTEAGGKSAFILPDIATCPDCLREIFDPANRRYQYPFTNCTHCGPRFSIIQALPYDRPNTTMRQFTMCPACRAEYENPADRRFHAQPNACPVCGPQLTWWNAQGQLLAVREDALTQTVRAIRAGAIVAVQGLGGFHLMADARQESAVSRLRERKCREEKPFALMCPDLAAVRALCDVTELEQRLLTSPESPIVLLRRRPDAIGLAAAVAPGNPNLGVMLPYTPLHHLLMQELGFPIVATSGNLSDEPICTAPAEALATLGGTADFFLVHDRPIARNVDDSIARVMLGRELVLRRARGYAPLPVTLPYPVPPLLAVGAHLKNTVAVAVGAQVFLSQHLGDLETAKACESFERASADLLRLYDLKPALVACDLHPDYRSSQFAARSGLPVMRCQHHAAHVAACLAENELAGPALGVAWDGTGYGPDGTVWGGEFLVMTRGQWRRVAHLRAFPLPGGEAAVKEPRRVALGLLYEMFGDPLWNQTDLPVLELFLPAERAILRAMLEKGLNTPRTTSAGRLFDAVAALALVLGRQRMNFEGQAAMELEWLAEGVTAETCFEFALSPALQTAGTDAAPIIVDWAPMIHDLLKDLREKVAPGLISAKFHQTLAQMVLAVARRVGEPKVALTGGCFQNQRLTELAVAALRAEGFQPYWHQRVPPNDGGIALGQAVMAGYAQQR
- a CDS encoding carbohydrate-binding protein, with the protein product MKKLSAMLLFIVATSATMAKEYHVSIKGNDQNLGTKSKPFQTISAAARVAAPGDVITVHAGVYRERINPPRGGTSESERIIYQAAKGERVEIKGSEVIKDWVKVQENVWKATLPNTFFKGFNPYGDLIRGDWFTANKREHHTGAVYLNGDWLTEATKLEEVLMSGSPTWVSKGDRQVLLNVAWLGPAYDAGSGPRIAATSFAARSGTTNAPCAEGGDCLGWIMHGDWARYERVDFLKDTGRMIVRVASASAGGNIEIRLDSPEGELLGVCTVTNTGGWQAWTTLFAKIKPQSGLKTICLVFKNNKPTTLNPNLWFTQVDGTNTTIWAQFKSVNPNEQLVEINARQTVFYPDQPGRNFITVRGFVLRHAATPWAPPTAEQIGLIGTHWSKGWIIENNVVSHSVCSGIALGKHGDQYDNTSANSAEGYVKTIERAHAHAIPWTKENIGHHIVRNNTITHCEQAGIVGSLGCSFSTIAGNVIHDIHVRRLFGGAEMGGIKFHAAIDTEIRGNHIYRTCRGLWLDWMAQGTRVSGNLFHDNASEDLFVEVDHGPFVVDNNLFLSATSLLDMSEGGAYVHNLFAGKINSTEELKRETPYHPAHSTKMAGLSSIKGGDNRYYNNLIVGAGGSVGEVAKKDERHRRVSGYGLWVYDLREYPLQTGGNVSCYGVQPYAREASYLVLTNFNPELKLVEEKRRFTLHLTLPPELKQADTMPVTTALLGNAKIPGVAYENADGSPLIINSDFFGKKRSKTHPVAGPFERSGAGSVALQVW
- the hypD gene encoding hydrogenase formation protein HypD, whose product is MKFIDEYRDASGVHQFARALQTLTTRPWTLMEICGGQTHAIVKFGVDELLPKPITLVHGPGCPVCVTPVEIIDKAIEIAARKDVIFCSFGDMLRVPGTRKDLLTVKAEGGDVRMVYSPLDALKTARDNPQKEIVFFAVGFETTAPANAMAVHQARQQGIQNFSILVSHVLVPPAMEAILSSPLNRVQGFLAAGHVCAVMGFHEYPAIAQKYRVPIVVTGFEPLDIMQGIYLCVKQLEEGRAEVENQYSRSVHYAGNVPAQKLLQQIFHVVPRKWRGVGLIPRSGLGLREEFAAYDAEHKFGVAHLTAEESTECISGLVLQGVKKPHECPAFGIRCNPEHPLGATMVSNEGACAAYYRYRR